In the genome of Dermacentor silvarum isolate Dsil-2018 chromosome 1, BIME_Dsil_1.4, whole genome shotgun sequence, one region contains:
- the LOC119460840 gene encoding calsenilin — translation MEPTLQPTAEHSLDALCRNTKFTRHQIQLMYRSFKQECPTGFVEEDNFKHIFAQFFPYGNACSYARYVFKSFDRNRNGAISFKDLLYCLSLLCFGSVQEKLRWAFSLYDVNGDGFITRQELRDVVCSVYALLGRRSSTDERALREHVDRVFQKMDVNQDGVVTMDEFMEICSKDDTIAKSLTLLDTTL, via the exons ATggagcccacattgcaacccacGGCCGAGCATAGCTTGGACGCGCTGTGCAGAAACACCAAGTTCACCAGACACCAGATTCAGCTCATGTACAGAAGCTTCAAGCAG GAGTGCCCCACGGGGTTCGTGGAAGAGGACAACTTCAAACACATCTTTGCACAGTTCTTCCCATATGGAA ACGCCTGCTCATACGCCCGCTACGTCTTCAAGAGCTTCGACCGGAACAGGAACGGTGCCATCAGCTTCAAG GACCTGCTCTACTGCCTGTCGCTGCTGTGCTTCGGGAGCGTGCAGGAGAAACTGCGTTGGGCCTTTTCGctatatgacgtcaacggcgatggcTTCATTACGCGCCAGGAGCTCAGGGACGTCGTCTGTTCGGTGTACGCGCTCCTGGGCCGCCGCTCGAGTACGGACGAGAGGGCACTACGCGAACACGTGGACCGCGTATTCCAG AAAATGGACGTTAACCAGGACGGTGTCGTCACCATGGACGAGTTCATGGAGATCTGTTCCAAG GACGACACCATCGCTAAGTCCTTGACTCTTCTGGATACGACGCTGTAG